From Candidatus Omnitrophota bacterium, one genomic window encodes:
- a CDS encoding metallophosphoesterase: protein MPRRVLDELKTCDLIIHAGDITEAYVLRELEKLAPVKAVKGNMDSVELRKLLPEKITFEVAGKRIGVVHGLGAPEKVPDFAAQVFGNSVDVIVFGHSHLPYNKTRDGVLLFNPGSTTDILRAATCSMGIILIEGDAASGMVLSC from the coding sequence ATGCCCCGAAGGGTGCTGGATGAATTGAAGACATGTGATCTTATCATACATGCCGGGGATATAACCGAGGCTTATGTCCTCAGAGAGCTTGAAAAGCTGGCTCCTGTCAAAGCGGTAAAAGGCAATATGGACAGCGTAGAGCTCAGGAAACTTCTTCCCGAGAAGATAACATTTGAAGTTGCCGGGAAAAGGATAGGCGTGGTACACGGTCTGGGAGCTCCGGAGAAAGTACCGGATTTTGCCGCGCAGGTTTTTGGCAATAGCGTTGATGTTATTGTGTTCGGACATTCTCATCTGCCTTACAATAAGACCAGGGATGGTGTTCTTTTGTTCAATCCCGGTAGTACTACGGATATACTGAGGGCGGCGACGTGCTCCATGGGTATCATACTCATAGAGGGGGATGCTGCCAGCGGTATGGTCCTTTCTTGCTGA
- a CDS encoding ATP-binding protein, whose protein sequence is MFIEPVFGKKFFGREEILGTLHKRVTALKGGYRQNIALTGPMLAGKSSILRHFLNNVKDQDIMPIYIELDGEDFRVFCDRFIATLLYRYLKAMAFKVDGDVKALAEEAKKTIPVTIEHIDTIYADLGAKRTDNAYEALLNLTSVFKAETGKNCIVILDEFQNMSHFKLKRPFQVFGRYIMTQKNTMYIVSSSQKTLLKEILSRKLSLLFGNFEVIEVGGFDDQTARSFILDKVQETQIADDIRNYLIQVTGGNPFYLETLSKRFEEHYRKKKDEVRAKECFLDAFADLLYESSGVLNQYFTNNINFFIEKKTRKKFLPLLLSLASGNSTAKAIHKDLGRMDGDLGKKLQKLIEMDLVFNSGVFYKLSDKLFEFWLKYVYMLKTRSMIDDMDIKYIEFKKAVGDEFTRYQEFRSKGHIGAMRELLDRFSNEKVKFNLNCRIMPGLSKVHVGALDATGNVHEMVGETATAKWIYRAKLLDKVDEQDVLDLMAVKMCKNSRKPVKKVLITLKGIEQNAFLLAKEHNIWIWDIAQLNHIMRLYNMFEIVI, encoded by the coding sequence ATGTTTATTGAACCGGTATTCGGTAAAAAATTCTTTGGGCGTGAAGAGATATTGGGAACTCTTCACAAAAGAGTTACCGCCCTCAAGGGTGGCTACAGGCAGAATATAGCACTTACCGGGCCTATGCTGGCCGGCAAATCTTCCATACTCCGACATTTCCTCAATAACGTCAAAGACCAGGACATCATGCCGATATATATCGAGCTTGATGGAGAGGATTTCCGTGTTTTCTGCGATCGATTCATCGCTACGCTTCTTTACAGATACCTTAAGGCTATGGCCTTCAAGGTCGACGGTGACGTGAAGGCTCTCGCGGAAGAAGCGAAGAAAACTATACCGGTCACTATTGAGCATATAGACACTATCTACGCCGACCTTGGGGCGAAAAGAACGGACAACGCGTATGAGGCCCTTTTGAACCTTACGTCCGTGTTCAAGGCTGAGACCGGGAAGAACTGTATAGTTATCCTGGATGAGTTCCAGAACATGTCACATTTCAAGCTGAAACGTCCTTTCCAGGTGTTCGGAAGATATATAATGACACAAAAGAACACCATGTATATCGTTTCAAGTTCACAGAAAACGCTGCTTAAGGAGATACTGTCCCGAAAGCTTTCTTTGCTTTTCGGTAATTTCGAAGTAATAGAGGTTGGTGGGTTCGATGACCAGACGGCCCGTTCTTTTATCCTGGATAAGGTCCAGGAGACGCAGATAGCGGACGATATCAGGAACTATCTCATACAGGTAACGGGAGGCAACCCGTTCTATCTTGAGACGCTCTCAAAGCGCTTCGAGGAGCATTACCGGAAGAAAAAGGACGAGGTAAGGGCCAAAGAGTGTTTTCTCGACGCGTTCGCGGACCTTCTCTACGAATCCAGCGGTGTGCTTAACCAGTATTTTACCAATAATATCAATTTTTTCATCGAGAAGAAGACCAGGAAAAAGTTCCTGCCGCTGCTTTTATCCCTGGCCTCAGGGAATTCAACCGCGAAAGCCATACATAAAGATCTTGGACGGATGGATGGTGATCTTGGCAAAAAACTCCAAAAATTGATAGAGATGGACCTTGTTTTTAACAGTGGTGTGTTCTATAAGCTGTCCGATAAACTGTTCGAGTTCTGGTTGAAATATGTATATATGCTCAAAACGCGCTCCATGATAGATGATATGGATATAAAATACATCGAGTTCAAAAAGGCGGTCGGGGATGAGTTCACCAGATACCAGGAATTCAGATCTAAGGGGCATATAGGTGCCATGCGTGAGCTCTTGGACAGGTTCTCCAACGAAAAGGTAAAGTTCAATCTCAATTGCAGGATAATGCCCGGGTTGTCCAAGGTGCATGTCGGGGCCCTCGATGCCACAGGTAATGTCCATGAAATGGTGGGGGAGACCGCTACCGCCAAATGGATATACAGGGCGAAGCTGTTGGACAAGGTTGATGAACAGGATGTGTTGGACCTTATGGCGGTCAAGATGTGCAAGAATTCCCGGAAACCGGTAAAAAAAGTGCTTATAACTCTCAAAGGCATAGAGCAGAACGCGTTCCTGCTCGCGAAAGAACACAATATATGGATCTGGGATATCGCCCAGCTTAACCATATAATGCGCCTATACAACATGTTCGAAATAGTGATATGA